From Pseudanabaena sp. PCC 6802, one genomic window encodes:
- a CDS encoding inositol monophosphatase family protein produces the protein MNWDRTLAIAQQITQVVGDRLLENFQQLERQNRSPSAKADGSLVTQSDRWADLTITQMLKDEFPDCGVLSEESIQAFPDRDWCWVVDPLDGTSNFAHGIPVWAISLGLLYKGVPVFGCVYLPPLRQSLHGWFASDGMDIDLPPNGAFLNGKPISSTQDLPSEIPLGNYFFSCCSRSLERIGTTVNYPCKLRMLGVASYNLLTVAIGSTLGAVEATPKIWDIAAAWPIARAAGAIWIPLESGSIFPLQSGVDYSDRSFPTLVVSNLEMKAIFQPIVAGM, from the coding sequence TTGAACTGGGATCGTACGTTGGCGATCGCTCAACAGATTACACAGGTAGTAGGCGATCGATTGCTAGAGAATTTTCAACAATTGGAGAGACAAAACCGTTCTCCCTCTGCTAAAGCTGATGGCAGCTTGGTTACTCAATCAGATCGGTGGGCAGATCTGACAATTACGCAGATGTTGAAAGACGAGTTCCCCGATTGCGGCGTACTCAGTGAAGAATCTATCCAGGCTTTCCCAGATCGTGATTGGTGCTGGGTTGTCGATCCGCTGGATGGCACTTCCAATTTCGCCCACGGCATACCAGTCTGGGCGATTTCCCTGGGATTGCTATACAAGGGAGTGCCAGTATTTGGTTGCGTCTACCTGCCGCCTTTACGCCAGTCTTTGCATGGCTGGTTTGCGAGCGATGGCATGGATATCGATCTCCCACCTAACGGTGCGTTCCTAAATGGCAAGCCAATTAGCAGTACTCAGGACTTGCCTTCAGAGATTCCGCTCGGCAACTATTTTTTCAGTTGTTGTTCGCGCAGCTTGGAACGCATTGGTACTACTGTTAACTATCCCTGCAAACTGAGGATGCTTGGTGTTGCTAGCTATAACCTGTTAACTGTGGCGATTGGCTCGACACTGGGCGCAGTAGAGGCAACACCTAAGATTTGGGATATTGCGGCGGCCTGGCCGATCGCTCGAGCGGCTGGTGCAATATGGATACCCTTAGAATCTGGCTCTATCTTCCCCCTCCAAAGTGGTGTTGACTATAGCGATCGCAGTTTCCCCACACTAGTCGTAAGTAATCTGGAAATGAAAGCCATCTTCCAACCGATTGTGGCGGGTATGTAG
- a CDS encoding nucleoid-associated protein codes for MQINHVIIHELIKEQYITEAKVEFSSNVLTVDDKVSLLIAKLNERFSISSRAGVTYGVFDQDEALFFPQKYRDYHQSQTVDSFVTMTSSVMDNLREQVVNIPLAKGGYLVFADYQLNHDYFGIFLIRNTSGMLFSKDTTLDTYSINSVTHIDLEKIAMGCRINQNNFEVEEIRYLSFIKKDISDVSGYFINWICAVELINNLVYTETLYKIANRIPLPKDENNSDIISREELKKKIHDISLTSPSETINLADLSSILYGDATTIQQFAEENDYEIDSEFKPDKRILKKFTNISVNEDGIKLEFTFKDFNDKIKVIDNQVIIESERLVAEIQRIISE; via the coding sequence ATGCAAATTAATCACGTTATTATTCATGAACTTATTAAAGAGCAATATATCACTGAAGCAAAAGTAGAATTTTCTTCTAATGTTTTGACTGTCGATGATAAGGTGAGTTTATTAATTGCAAAGTTAAATGAAAGATTCTCTATCAGTAGTAGAGCAGGTGTAACTTATGGAGTATTTGACCAAGATGAAGCACTGTTCTTTCCTCAAAAGTATAGAGATTATCACCAAAGTCAAACAGTTGATAGTTTTGTTACTATGACTTCTTCAGTAATGGATAATCTACGGGAGCAAGTTGTAAATATTCCTTTAGCAAAGGGAGGATACTTAGTTTTTGCAGATTATCAATTAAATCATGACTACTTTGGAATTTTCCTAATAAGAAATACTTCGGGAATGCTTTTTTCGAAAGATACTACTTTAGATACTTATAGCATAAATTCTGTTACGCACATAGACCTTGAAAAAATCGCAATGGGCTGTAGAATAAACCAAAATAATTTTGAAGTTGAAGAAATTCGTTACCTAAGTTTCATAAAAAAAGATATTTCAGATGTTTCTGGATATTTTATCAATTGGATATGCGCAGTTGAGCTAATTAACAATCTAGTGTATACGGAAACACTATATAAAATTGCAAATCGCATCCCTCTACCGAAAGATGAGAATAACTCGGATATCATTTCAAGAGAAGAATTAAAAAAGAAGATACATGATATATCACTGACCTCTCCTAGTGAAACTATCAATCTTGCAGACTTAAGTAGCATTTTGTATGGGGATGCAACAACAATTCAACAATTTGCCGAAGAAAATGATTATGAAATTGATTCGGAATTTAAGCCTGATAAAAGGATCTTAAAAAAATTCACAAATATTTCTGTGAATGAAGATGGCATTAAACTTGAATTCACTTTCAAAGACTTTAACGACAAGATAAAAGTAATTGACAATCAAGTCATTATCGAATCTGAAAGACTTGTTGCCGAAATCCAACGAATAATTAGTGAATAA
- a CDS encoding helix-turn-helix domain-containing protein, whose protein sequence is MSQTEFSTVTQGRNNVFEDLGFEPEEALNLKIRADLMLNIKRFIQVQGWTQKQSALFFGETQPRISDLMNGDIERFSIDKLVMMLARAGMDVQLEVNIKVA, encoded by the coding sequence ATGAGTCAAACCGAGTTTTCCACAGTTACTCAAGGTCGCAACAATGTCTTTGAAGATTTAGGTTTTGAGCCAGAAGAAGCCCTCAATCTCAAAATTCGAGCCGATCTGATGTTGAATATTAAACGGTTTATTCAGGTACAAGGATGGACTCAAAAGCAGTCTGCCCTGTTTTTTGGCGAAACACAACCTCGCATTAGCGACTTGATGAATGGCGATATTGAAAGATTCAGCATTGATAAATTAGTAATGATGCTCGCTCGCGCAGGTATGGACGTTCAGCTTGAAGTAAACATAAAGGTTGCTTAA
- a CDS encoding GMC oxidoreductase, giving the protein MPPQHTPEIYDAIVVGSGATGGVAAKELSDRGLKVLVLEAGRAVDPQADLGHQVRDMAKRFYNLAISRRQSYQSAHPGYWKANPDFFIDEKENPYTTPPDKPFYWIRGRQVGGKSLTWGGITLRLSDCEFKAASRDGFDRDWPIAYQDLAPYYSKLERFFQVRGARDGLAQLPDGDYLPPAPLTPSELHLKATIEARWPDRRLIASRGFPLHRSTDDDPWPRSSSQGASLKAAIATGNTTLQSDAVVSHVIFDRHTRKARGVAYVDRIARTAHEVSGRIVVLCASTIESVRILLHSTERYQPGGLTDASGTLGRFLMDHVSTSNFFFLPGLKFAGKPFDLSGCDSFFIPNFCNLGTQQEDFLRGYGIWGGVQRFDLPGILRKVGEGAIGFLIAHGEVLPRCENQIRLNSEVVDAWGIPVPHIECAWSDNETSMLAHMHAQIDEIIDKAGGQSMQLTDIFHVPIFADYVSGMQSKMAFSAPPGYYVHEVGGARMGTSPTDSVVNDRNQCWEAPNLLVTDGACWVSAGWQSPTLTEMAITARACEAIAEEMRKGNV; this is encoded by the coding sequence ATGCCCCCCCAACATACTCCTGAAATTTACGATGCCATTGTGGTTGGCTCTGGAGCTACTGGAGGTGTAGCGGCCAAAGAGCTGAGCGATCGCGGCTTAAAAGTTCTGGTATTGGAAGCAGGACGAGCCGTCGATCCGCAGGCCGACCTGGGGCATCAAGTCCGCGATATGGCAAAGCGGTTCTATAATCTGGCGATCTCTCGCCGACAGTCATACCAGTCAGCGCACCCAGGTTATTGGAAAGCCAATCCCGATTTCTTTATTGACGAAAAAGAAAATCCCTACACCACCCCCCCCGATAAGCCCTTCTACTGGATTCGCGGTCGGCAGGTAGGTGGCAAAAGCCTGACCTGGGGCGGCATCACGCTGCGCCTGTCCGACTGCGAATTTAAAGCTGCCAGCCGCGATGGTTTCGATCGCGATTGGCCGATCGCCTATCAAGACCTGGCCCCCTATTACAGCAAGCTGGAACGTTTTTTCCAGGTGCGCGGCGCGCGGGACGGGCTGGCGCAACTGCCAGATGGCGACTATCTGCCGCCCGCGCCGCTAACACCATCCGAACTGCATCTCAAAGCAACGATCGAGGCGCGATGGCCCGACCGTCGCCTGATTGCCTCGCGGGGTTTTCCCCTGCACCGCTCCACCGACGACGATCCCTGGCCCCGTTCCTCCAGCCAGGGGGCTTCGCTGAAAGCTGCGATCGCTACGGGCAACACCACCCTACAATCGGATGCCGTCGTCAGTCACGTTATTTTCGACCGCCACACGCGCAAGGCTCGCGGCGTGGCATATGTCGATCGCATCGCTAGGACAGCGCATGAGGTATCTGGTCGTATCGTAGTCCTGTGCGCTTCGACAATTGAGTCGGTGCGCATTCTCCTGCACTCCACGGAACGCTACCAACCTGGTGGTTTGACTGATGCCTCGGGCACCCTCGGTCGTTTTCTGATGGATCACGTTTCTACTTCAAACTTCTTCTTCTTACCTGGTCTTAAATTTGCAGGCAAGCCCTTCGATCTGTCCGGCTGCGATAGCTTTTTCATTCCCAACTTTTGCAACTTGGGAACCCAACAAGAGGATTTTCTGCGCGGCTATGGCATTTGGGGTGGCGTTCAGCGCTTCGATTTGCCCGGTATTCTGCGTAAAGTGGGAGAGGGCGCGATCGGTTTTCTGATCGCGCACGGCGAAGTTCTACCGCGCTGCGAGAATCAAATTCGCCTGAACTCAGAGGTTGTCGATGCCTGGGGCATTCCCGTTCCGCATATTGAATGTGCCTGGTCGGACAACGAAACCAGCATGCTGGCCCACATGCACGCCCAGATCGATGAAATCATCGACAAGGCGGGGGGACAGTCCATGCAGTTGACCGATATCTTTCACGTTCCCATCTTTGCCGACTACGTCAGCGGCATGCAGTCAAAAATGGCCTTTTCTGCGCCACCCGGCTATTACGTTCACGAGGTGGGAGGAGCGCGCATGGGAACTTCTCCCACCGACTCAGTTGTGAACGATCGCAATCAGTGCTGGGAAGCTCCCAACCTCCTCGTTACCGATGGCGCTTGCTGGGTATCGGCGGGATGGCAAAGCCCTACTTTGACCGAGATGGCAATTACGGCGCGTGCCTGCGAAGCGATCGCCGAAGAGATGCGCAAAGGTAACGTTTAG